One region of Gossypium raimondii isolate GPD5lz chromosome 6, ASM2569854v1, whole genome shotgun sequence genomic DNA includes:
- the LOC105771666 gene encoding MDIS1-interacting receptor like kinase 2-like produces the protein MKSLTLLAPLLLCVTLLCSSLNVASDSAAAALAILKWKASLQSQNHSVLLSWNTSNNPNTKTSPCAWFGIHCNHADSVTKINLTGYGVKGTLHLFPFLSLPNLAELDLSTNELYGIIPPKISQLSKLTYLDLSFNQISGQIPPEISHLVHRQTLHLAGNQLNGSIPREIGQLKFLTDLALCSNKLNGCIPASLGKLSRLVSLLLYNNSLSGPIPPELGNLRNLVEVYLDTNRLTGPITSTFGNLKKLTVLQMFNNSLSGPIPFELGNMESLSEISLYHNNLSGLIPTSFGGLRLLTLAHLYENQLSGPIPEEIGNLNSLVDLELSENQLNGSIPASLGNLSNLEILFLRDNRVSGSIPNEIGNLMKLTVLELDHNNLTGNLPQGICRGGSLEYFTANDNQLTRPIPQGLKICTSLKRVYLERNRLRGNISEDLSVYPNLKI, from the coding sequence ATGAAGAGTTTAACCTTGCTTGCTCCCTTACTCTTGTGTGTTACTTTACTATGTTCTTCTCTTAATGTTGCTTCTGATTCTGCAGCAGCAGCATTGGCAATCCTCAAATGGAAAGCCAGCCTTCAAAGCCAAAACCATTCTGTTTTGCTTTCCTGGAATACTTCCAACAACCCAAATACCAAAACAAGTCCTTGTGCTTGGTTTGGAATCCATTGCAACCATGCTGACAGTGTTACAAAGATTAACCTCACTGGCTATGGTGTAAAAGGTACGCTCCATTTATTCCCATTCTTGTCTTTGCCTAATCTTGCAGAGTTGGACCTTAGCACCAATGAACTTTATGGCATAATCCCACCTAAAATCAGTCAGCTCTCCAAACTCACCTACCTCGATTTATCCTTTAACCAGATCTCTGGCCAAATCCCACCTGAAATTAGCCACCTTGTACATCGTCAGACCCTCCACCTTGCTGGAAATCAGTTGAACGGCTCAATTCCTCGAGAAATTGGTCAGCTCAAATTTCTCACTGACCTTGCCTTGTGTAGCAACAAGCTAAATGGTTGCATTCCTGCTTCTCTCGGTAAACTAAGTCGACTTGTTTCCTTGCTTCTCTATAATAATTCCCTTTCTGGTCCCATTCCTCCAGAATTGGGAAACCTTAGGAATTTAGTTGAAGTTTACCTGGACACCAACCGTCTAACTGGTCCCATCACTTCCACATTTGGAAACTTGAAAAAACTGACGGTGCTTCAGATGTTTAACAATAGTCTTTCAGGTCCCATCCCCTTTGAGTTAGGGAATATGGAATCTCTTTCTGAAATAAGCCTTTATCACAACAATCTATCTGGCTTGATCCCAACCTCATTTGGTGGCTTGAGACTTCTTACACTTGCCCACCTCTATGAAAATCAACTCTCTGGTCCAATTCCTGAGGAGATAGGAAACTTGAATTCTCTTGTTGACCTGGAGTTGAGTGAAAACCAACTCAACGGCTCTATTCCTGCTTCACTTGGCAATTTGAGCAACTTGGAAATTCTGTTCCTCCGAGACAACCGGGTCTCAGGTTCCATTCCTAATGAAATTGGAAACTTGATGAAGTTGACCGTGTTAGAACTAGACCACAACAATCTGACAGGAAATTTGCCACAAGGCATTTGCCGTGGTGGATCACTTGAATACTTCACAGCAAATGACAACCAGCTTACCAGACCAATCCCTCAAGGGTTGAAAATTTGCACTAGCTTGAAGAGAGTCTACCTTGAAAGAAACCGACTCAGAGGAAATATATCTGAAGATTTAAGCGTTTACCCGAATCTGAAGATTTAA